In Myxococcales bacterium, the sequence GATCATTCCGCCGGGGCACATACAAAACGAATAGACGCCCCGCCCGCCCGCCGCCTTGAAGGTCAGGCGATAGGACGCCGGCGGCAATTTCGGATGGCCGGCGGCGCGGCCGTATTGCAGCCGGTCGATCAACTCCTGCGGGTGCTCGATCCGCACCCCGACCGCGAAGCCCTTGGCCGCTACCGCCACGCCCTGCGCGTGCAGGCGGCGCACCAGGTCCGCCGCGCTGTGCCCGACGGCCAGGATCACCCGATCGGCCGGCAACGTCGTGCCGTCGGCCAGCTCCACGCCCTGGACGCGGCCGTCCGCGATCGTCAGCGCGGTTACCCGCGCGTTGAAACGAAACTCGACGCCCTGTTCCTGCAACCGCCGCCGGAAATTGGCGATGTACTCCGGCAAGCGGTCGGAGCCCAGGTGCGGCTCGGCATCCGATAGTATGGAGGCTGGCGCGCCCAATTCGACGAACGTGCGATAGACCTGGCCCACGAAGGGATCGTTAACGCGGGTGTAGAGCTTGCCGTCGCTGTAAGTGCCGGCGCCGCCCTCGCCGAAGCAGATGTTGCTTTCGGGATTGAGCCGCCCCTCGGCCAGCAGCGCCCGCACGTCCGCGTCGCGCCGTTCGACCGGTTCCCCGCGTTCGAGCACCAGCGGCGGCCGGCCGGCGCGAGCGAGGAAATCGGCGGCGAACAGCCCCGCCGGCCCGGAACCGACGACGATCGGCCGCCCGGCCCACTCCAGGCGCGGGACCGGCAACGGGTTGTCGGCATCCAAGAGCGGTTTGATGCGCGGGTCGTCGCGCCACCGGCGCAGCAGCTCGCCCTCATCGGCGGCTTCGATCAGGACACTGTAGACCCAGCGGATTTTGTTCTTGTCGCGGGCGTCGAGCGATTTGCGCAGCACGCGGTACGACACGATGCGGCCGAGCGGCACGCCGAGCCGGGTCGCGATGCGGCGGCGAAGCGTTTCCTCGTTGCTGCTGAGCGTCAGGGTCAGGCCGTCGAGTTGAATGGGCATGGGCCGCCTTCGGATGCGTCCGGCTGTTGGTTCGTCGCCCGCCGAATCTTGACAATCCGGCCGCGAATGATTGTCTTTCGTCGGACCCGATGCTATATGAAAAGGCAGACAATCCGCAACAATGGAGAAAAAAGATGAAACGGCTCTTCGTGATCGCAATGCTCCTCGCCGTGCTGACGGCCGGCTGCGCCTATTATCAGAAGGAAGCCCTGCCGCACGGCCTGTACAACGCCTCGCAAATGGAAGCGAAAAACCTGGCGAAGGGCGATTATTTCGTGAAAACCCGCTACGGCTTCCGGTTGATCACCATTCCGATCAGCATGCCGGAGCCCAACGAGATGATCGACACCACCATTTCCGAACACCAGGCGAAAGGCGTGACGAACGTAGAAGTGGAATTCAGCGAATTCAACATTCTGCTGTTCCAGATTCCGAAAATGCGCATCACCGGTTACGTCGTGAAGTAGGTGACGGCGATGAAACCGCTACTCATTCTGCTGTTGATCGCCGGGTTGGGCCTGGCCGGGTGCATGTACGTGCAAAAGCAAGCGCTGCCCGACAAGCTTTACACGGCGGAGGAAATCCAAAACAAAAACCTGACCGTCGGCGAGCGGGTGGAACTGACCCGCTACGGGTTCCGGCTGTTCACGATCCCGATCAGCGTACCGAGCACCACCGAGGTGACCGACGAACTGATCAACCGCCACCAGGCGAAGGGCCTGACGGATCTGGACATCGAGTTTTCGGAGTTCAATCCGGCCAGTTCCACCCCGGGGTTCGGCGCCTGGCATTTGTTGCTGTTTCTCTTTCAGATTCCCAAGGTGACGGTGGAAGGCAAGCCGGTCTACGACGAGCCAAGGAAACCTTGACGAAACAAACCGATATCTGATATGGATATCCTGTAATCCGACCGGAGGAAGTCCGCATGAAAAAGGTCGCGCTGCTTTGCGCCGTGGCGTTGTTGCTGGGCATGGTCACCGTTTCCGTGGCCGCCGAGACCCAAACCACCAACATTCTGCTGTCGAAAATCCTCAAGAATTTCGCGATGAAAACGAATTGGGGCAACGTCTATTTCAACCAGGGCGATCTCTATCGGTTGGTCGATTCGGCCGCGAAATTGCGCCCCATCACCCTGGGAACGTTCGTCACCGACCAGGGAATCCCGGTGATCGTCAAAGCGCTGGGTTACGACAAGGGCGTGGTGACTTTCCTGATCACCCACAAATAACGCCGCCGTCTGATTAAAGTTCAACGGCTCCCGAATGGGGGCCGTTGGTTTTTAAAAAGATATCTCCCCGGCCGAGGCCGTTACGGCTTCGTAACCCGGAACACCCCGACGCTCTGATTGGGAGCATAGGCGTACCAAACGCCCAGGTCGCTGCGGCGCAGTGTGGCGTCCGCGCTGCCGAATACCTTTTCGATCTTCGCCCCGTTTGAATAATCCGCCGCCAGATCGCGATCGATGAACTGCGTCACGGTTTCCGTGAGGGTCCAGGCGAAAACCGCCACGAGGCGCTCGTCCGTGCCCTCTTCCGGCGCGCGCACCCAGATGCGCGGCGCGGCGTTGGCCATCAGCAACAAATCGAACGCCGGCGTGACGATCGGCCAGAGCACTTTTTCGGCCAGCAAATCCACCGTCCAGAACCGGCCGGAAGTCTGTCGCAGATTTTCCGCGTCGTCGGCGGTGATCAGCACGGCCCGGTCCGCCGGCAGTTCCACCAGCGAGTCGCCCAGGAGCGAACGCCCACTGAGATAGGTCATCGCCATCACCGTCTGCGCCTGCGATTCGATCAGCGGCGGCCGCACCAGCAGATTGTCGGGGTCGCAGCCGAACCAGAGGCCGTCCACGACCGAGCGAACCGCGTGATAGCGGGACAGATTCACCATGGTGGTATACAGCGGAATGCCGGGGAACGAACCGGCCACGTCCGACGAGGTCCGCGCCGCGTTGAAGTGGCCGAGCGACGGCAGCCATGGTTGGCCGCTGGCGAGCAAAAACACGTCGTCACCGGCGGCATCCGCGATGATTTCCATCGCGCGGTGATAGGCCTCCAGCGCCGTGGAGCCGTCGGCGTGCCGGCCCTCGTAGGCGCCGCCGACCAGGAAATCGAGCTTCAGGTAGCTGAAGCCGTCCGCCACCTTGTCGGCAATGATCTGCGCCAGGTGGTCCGCCGCTTCGGGCACGGTCACGTCGAGCGCCAGGTAATAGGTCGTGCCGAACGGATCGTGAAAATAGACCGGTCGATAATCGTCGTCGTAGAGGAACCAGTTCGGGTGCGCCGCGATCAGGCTGCTGCGCGAATCGACCAGCAGCGGCGCCATCCACAAGCCGGCGGTCAGGCCCAGCTCGCGGATTTGCGCGGCCACCGGCGCCACGCCGTCGGGGAACCCGGCGGTGTAGGAATACCAATCGCCGAAGAGCGTTTCATAGCCGTCGTCGATCTGGCAGACCATTCCGGATTCGTTCGGATACATCTGCTTCAGGCGCTGACAATTTTCCAGCACGATGTCCTGGTCGATCTGGCTGAAATAGTCGTACCAGGTGGCCCAGCCGAACGGCGCCGGGCCCAGCGACGCGCGGGGCGGCGTCTCGGCGGCGGCGGCCACGGCGTATTCGCGCAGATCGTACGGCGGCCGTGCGGCGGTCATCAGCCAGATCGGCTCGAGTTCCAGCGTCTGACCGGCCGCCAGGCGGCGCGGGTCACCGGGCGTGCCCTGAATGACCACGAGGTGAATCGGCCACTTCGGGCCGTTGCGCCAACCGGCGCCGTAAACCTTCCAATGCCGGGCGGCCAGCGCGCCCCAGAGCAGGCCCGGCGAGCGGTCCTCGCCGCCGAGCGCGCCCATCCACCACGACATGCCGTTGCAGGTGGTCAGGTAATCGTAATCGTTGGCGCACGGCTCCACGGTGCCATTGAACTGCCGCGGCTGCCCTTCCAGATCCAGCACCGACTCGACGCCGGTGAACGTCCAGGAATCGTGGCCGTTTTGAATCCAGGCCGCCTGACCGGCCGTGGCCGGCAGTTGCACGCCGGTATTCGGCGCGCGGGCGCTGGGCAGTTCCACCCAGTCGATTTGCATTTCGCCGGAAGCGCCCGCGGGATAAGTAAAGGCCGGGCGGAAGGTGAATTGATCGCCGGCCGCGTTTGACGAGATCGCGACGACGACGTCGGGCACGACCCGTCCGCCGGTGAGTCGCCATTCCCAGCCGTCCGCCGTTTCGACGACTTCCCGGTGCGGATAATCGGCTGCTGTGAGCATGCTCGCGCCGGCGGCGTTGCGCACCAGATAACGCAGCGTCGCGTCGGTCAGCGCCAGATCGCAATCGGTGCTGGTCAGCGAGAACGTTGCGGCATTATCGGAAAACTCCAGTTCGGCCGGACACTCCGTCGGCAGAACGACGTTCGGCGTCGGCGTGGCCTCTTCCTCTTCGCTCTCTTCCGGCGCGCAGGCCGCGAAGGCGAACAACCAGACCGCGATGAGCAGCAAAAAGTAATGGGTTTTCATGGGAAGGACTCTAGCAATTTTTAATTTGCGCTCCAAGACCGGGAAGAAGTGAAAAAACCACCCGCGCGGTTATCGGCTTTGCGAAGAATCGTTCCCGGGATTCGCGGCCGACCCCGCTTTCGGCTGGACGAAAAATCGCGGATACGCTAAACCTTGAGCACCTGCTGAGGAGAACACCGGGTGCGACTCGTATCGCTCGCGAGCGGCAGCAAAGGCAACGCCTTTCTGGTCCAGGCCAACGGCACTTCCGTGCTGATCGACGCCGGCTTGTCCGGCCGCGACCTGGAAAACCGCCTGCAGGCGGTGGGCGTCCTGCCGTCGCAGATCAACCTCCTGCTGCTGACCCACGAACACGCCGACCACATCCGCTCGGCCGCCATGCTCTCGCGCCGCCACGAGTTCGTGGTGGCCGGAACGCGCGGCACGCTGCACACGCCCTGCGGCACGGTTAAACCGGTGGCCAGCGGCACCTTTCGGCTGGAAATCATGCCGGCCGGGGCCACGCTGACCGTCGGCCCGTTCACCATGACCTCTTTTTCCGTCAGCCACGACGCGGCCGATCCGGTCGGTTATGCGATCCGGGCCAACGGCACGCGGTTGGTCTTCGCCTTCGACCTGGGCATCGTGACGCCGGAAGTGCAGGCGCAGTTGGCCGACGCCGACGCGCTCGTGCTGGAAAGCAACCACTGCCCGGTGATGTTGCAAAACGGCCCCTACCCGGCGTGGCTCAAGCGGCGCGTCGCCGGGGCGCGCGGCCATCTGAGCAACCAGCAGGCCGGCGAAACCGTGCGGCAGGCGTATCACGCGGGTCTGCGCTACCTGTTGCTGGCCCATCTATCCGAAAACAACAACACGCCCCGCGCCGCCTTCGACCACATGAACGCCACGCTGGCCGAGTTGAACGCGACCACCGACCTGCGCGTCTGCCGCCAACATCAAACCGGCAACTGGATCGATCTGGAGGATTAGCAAATGATTCCGCGTTACTCCCGGGAAAAAATGGCCGCCATCTGGAGCGATCAGAACCGCTATCAATGCTGGTTGAACGTGGAACTGGCCGCGCTCGACGCCATGGTCGCCCACGGCCTGGTGCCGGCCGAGGCCGCCGCCGAGGTGCGGGCCAAGGCCGCCTTCGAGCCCGCGCGGGTCGAGGAAATCGAGGCCGTCACCCGGCACGACGTGATCGCCTTTCTGACCAACGTCGCCGAGCACGTCGGACCGTCCAGCCGATTCGTGCACCTGGGTATGACCAGTTCGGACGTGCTGGACACCGCCTACAACCTGCAACTGGTGCAGGCCGCCGACTTGTTGCTCGCCGGCCTGGACGCGCTTTTGGCCGTGCTCAAACGCCGCGCCTTCGAGCACAAGCACACGGTGCAGATCGGCCGCAGCCACGGCGTACATGCCGAGCCGATCACCTTCGGCTTGAAGCTGGCCATCTGGTACGACGAAATGAAGCGCAATCGGGCGCGCCTC encodes:
- a CDS encoding FAD-dependent oxidoreductase, producing MPIQLDGLTLTLSSNEETLRRRIATRLGVPLGRIVSYRVLRKSLDARDKNKIRWVYSVLIEAADEGELLRRWRDDPRIKPLLDADNPLPVPRLEWAGRPIVVGSGPAGLFAADFLARAGRPPLVLERGEPVERRDADVRALLAEGRLNPESNICFGEGGAGTYSDGKLYTRVNDPFVGQVYRTFVELGAPASILSDAEPHLGSDRLPEYIANFRRRLQEQGVEFRFNARVTALTIADGRVQGVELADGTTLPADRVILAVGHSAADLVRRLHAQGVAVAAKGFAVGVRIEHPQELIDRLQYGRAAGHPKLPPASYRLTFKAAGGRGVYSFCMCPGGMILPSGTDPEHLVINGGSNAGRSGPRANAALVVAVSPADFGDGPLDGLRFREQIEGAAASLGDGARCLAPAQTAGDFLAERAGQRVPDVSYLPGVKPADLRAALPEFVAQGLREALSAWNRRLKGFAGDAAVLIGVETRTSSPWRLVRDENYQSLGIRGLIVVGEGAGYAGGIVSSAIDGIKAVLAQADRG
- a CDS encoding alpha-galactosidase, whose amino-acid sequence is MKTHYFLLLIAVWLFAFAACAPEESEEEEATPTPNVVLPTECPAELEFSDNAATFSLTSTDCDLALTDATLRYLVRNAAGASMLTAADYPHREVVETADGWEWRLTGGRVVPDVVVAISSNAAGDQFTFRPAFTYPAGASGEMQIDWVELPSARAPNTGVQLPATAGQAAWIQNGHDSWTFTGVESVLDLEGQPRQFNGTVEPCANDYDYLTTCNGMSWWMGALGGEDRSPGLLWGALAARHWKVYGAGWRNGPKWPIHLVVIQGTPGDPRRLAAGQTLELEPIWLMTAARPPYDLREYAVAAAAETPPRASLGPAPFGWATWYDYFSQIDQDIVLENCQRLKQMYPNESGMVCQIDDGYETLFGDWYSYTAGFPDGVAPVAAQIRELGLTAGLWMAPLLVDSRSSLIAAHPNWFLYDDDYRPVYFHDPFGTTYYLALDVTVPEAADHLAQIIADKVADGFSYLKLDFLVGGAYEGRHADGSTALEAYHRAMEIIADAAGDDVFLLASGQPWLPSLGHFNAARTSSDVAGSFPGIPLYTTMVNLSRYHAVRSVVDGLWFGCDPDNLLVRPPLIESQAQTVMAMTYLSGRSLLGDSLVELPADRAVLITADDAENLRQTSGRFWTVDLLAEKVLWPIVTPAFDLLLMANAAPRIWVRAPEEGTDERLVAVFAWTLTETVTQFIDRDLAADYSNGAKIEKVFGSADATLRRSDLGVWYAYAPNQSVGVFRVTKP
- a CDS encoding MBL fold metallo-hydrolase — protein: MRLVSLASGSKGNAFLVQANGTSVLIDAGLSGRDLENRLQAVGVLPSQINLLLLTHEHADHIRSAAMLSRRHEFVVAGTRGTLHTPCGTVKPVASGTFRLEIMPAGATLTVGPFTMTSFSVSHDAADPVGYAIRANGTRLVFAFDLGIVTPEVQAQLADADALVLESNHCPVMLQNGPYPAWLKRRVAGARGHLSNQQAGETVRQAYHAGLRYLLLAHLSENNNTPRAAFDHMNATLAELNATTDLRVCRQHQTGNWIDLED